TGACCAGGGAGCCCTGCTACCCCCTCCCAAAtccaaccccacccctgctctgtcacCAAGGGGGAGCCGAGCCCCCCCAAGCACGGACCAGGATAATGGCTCTTGGCACCGGGGCCTGgaggctcaggctgccagcccagATCCCGCACCCTCCCACCTGGCCCCTGACTCTGCCTCCCAACCCCGTCGCACCTGCTCTTGCTACAACCCCCAAACACAGCCTGCACCCTGCGAAGGCCaggcaccctcccctcccccagctgggacATCACCAGTGGGGCCTGATCTTGTGAGGCAGCGGCAGGGGCCTCATCTCTTCCCACCACCCCGAGAGCTGCCTGTGGGCGGCTGCACGGGCCGGGTCAGCCCCCCTGAGGCTGCTGAGGGGCCAAGCAGAAAGGGGCCTGGCCCCTCTAAGGCAGGCCATCATGGTAACCAGCAGTTGATTATAATCATGCCCCTTGGAGGCCCATTGATTTGGGAAAAGTCACCAGCAATTTGCCCTCCCACAGCAACCAGCCCATGTCATGCCCCTGCCCCCTTGCCCTGACCCACACCCCCTCTGACACCTCCTCCAGCCTTCACCCTACTCAGCTGTGTCCACTGGCATCTGCTCTCCCCTTTCACCCTCCACCAGTCATCACTGCCTGCCTGGCTTCTGACCCGGCGCTGATGCCAAACAGCCGCTGCACCCTgctcagaggtggctgccttcCAGTGCTGGGTGAGCAGTGCCCCCGGACAGCGGTCGATTAGTTCGCTGGGCTGGTGACGGACCCTCTCCCTTTGGGGCGTCTCTCCCCTGTGCTCTGGTACCATGGCTGGAATCGCTGACGCTGCAGCAGCCCTTCAAAGTCTGCGTGGCGGCACTGGGCTTTCCACTAGGTGGGCCCAACGCCCCCTTTTTCGCCTGCCCTGCGCATGGGGGGCAGCCTTGGTGGCAAGTCAGCATCCGTGGTACCCGCCCACAGCTCTGAGGAGGAAGGGCCCAGCCCCTGGGGGCGAAGCGGGATGGCCTGACTCCCATCACACCCCATGGGCGCAGGTCTGGAGTGGGCAGAGAGGATCCGTTAGCTTAACACTGAGTCCATCACGGCCCCTGTGCACCGGCGAcaaacccagccccagcaggcTCCTCGGCCATTAGGGCCTGGGCTGGCTGCACCCTTCGGGTGGCTGGTTTAACACAGTGGGGGCCAGTGGAACTGAACCCCTCATCCATCCCTGGGCTGCTCAGGGGCTTGTGAAAGCCAGGAGGGCATGTAGGGGTGTGCTGCTCTCAGCTCACTTCCACGGGCATCTGCAACTGCATCCAGCCGAGCTGGCACCGTGTCCTGGGGACTGACTCCAGCCCCgcctggcaggagctgcagggccctgtccctgccccccaagcagcaggtgggtgggcagggaggggacgggAAACCACACATTAATCCAGCCCCGCTCTTAACCTTTTATTGGCAGTTTGAAGGGAGACCAAGGCAGGCAATAAACAGCTGGATTCACAATAACTTAGATAAATAAAACAACGTGGGAGGGCGGCATCATTGAATAAAAAGCCCAACCGGAAGGTGAGAAAGGgaaggggggctggggagggggggctgtaCACAGCAATAGCACCATTGGAGAGAGCCAGGCGAGGGGCACGCggccaggggaggcagcaggaccaGGACCCCGACCCAAACACAGAAGACAAGGGGCGGGAGCAACCGGCCTGGTCCCACAGCAGCTCCAGGACCCAGCTGGGGTCAGCTCATGGGGTCTGCCCCCCAGCACCAATGGAGAGGAACAGCCCGGGCTGGGCTAAGAGTGTTGGGCTAGTGCGGGTGGGGGAGACCCAACCTGGCACTGAAGGGACAGGGGAGTTGGGGAACACTGTCCCATTCTGCGACTCCAGTAACGGGACAGCTGGAAACCCAGTCTGCACTCCAGCCACTCACAGCCCTTTTTACACCCAGGGAGACGGGGGCttaggactcctggtttctataGGATTGACTCATGCTGCTTGGCTGCACCCACCTTCCCTCTAGCACAGTCCCATAGCTGGTGCATCAGAGGAAGGCAAATCTCCCTCTTCCCCATAAcgagcctgtggaactcactgccacaagagcAAAGCAGGCGTTAAAAAGGGACTGAACAGTCAATGCAGCAAGAACAAGAGACCGTCCAGTTACCTGAGAAaggcacagcgccccctgctgtaCAGACTGGTCAGGCCCTAGCCAACAGGGGAGAGCCCTCCCCACCGCAGGGCGTCTTGCACCTTCCTCGGCAGCGGCTGGCTCCGGGCCCTGGTGGAGACTGCACCCGAGGGACCCCTGCTCCAATCCAGGCAGGTAATCCCACGCCTGACCCGCatggggagggggttcagaggtGGGGAGGGCGGCCCAGAAGCCTGGCTCCATGCGGACATCCCCAGAGCTGAGACgacagtgcagacaagccctgcgACACCAGGGATGAGCCCGGGGCCCTGCCCAATGGCTGGGGGCTGCGTCCAGGGTGAGGCAGCTGCTCCGGCCCCTTGGAAAGGGGTCTGGGGTGGAAGATGTGGTGGTGGCCCCCAGCTGCGGCTCCTCTGTCGGGTGTGGGGGAATGGATGGACTTGGTTTGAGACACCTTGGCAGGATTCCGCGGCCCTGGTGCCAGCAATGGGCTCTGAACGGCCCCAGTGCCAAGCAGGCTCCTGAGGGGCGGGGGAAGCACGGGGGGGGCAGgcagctcttcctcctccagcaccAGATGATCCCTCCTCCCGCGAAGGGGGGCTCCAGGGCACCCTTTACCCCTGGCTCCCGCAGGAGGAGAGGCTGTCGTACAGCGAGTCACTGAGCGATTCCGAGTTCTCCAGGCCCGGCTGGCCCTGCCCCGTGTCCCTGGACTTCAGCTCCATGCTGCCTTCCTCACCCACGTCAGAGGCACTGGGCGTTCGGCTGGCACTGAAcgcctgtggggaggggggcggcaggcggggCCCGTCCGAGGAGGCTCGTTTCCTCTCGGCGGTGCTGTGCACggagctctgcagggacagacaCGGGCGTGAGAGATCTGTGCGGCAGGGCTCAGAGccgtgggggggaagggagctgaAATCAGCGAGGGGAGCCCTGAACTGTCACCTTCCCCCCCAACCCTGGCAGACGCCGctcagggacaaggagcagaacAATCCGGCCGGCTGAGGGGTCCCTGCACGTTGGCACAGCCCTGACTGCAGCACTCAGAGACAGGCCTGGATCGAAGAATTGTGGGACCTGGGCAGTACGGAAATTGGGGGTCCCCCCTACTATAAACTAGACAGCAAAGCACCTCCACCCTACCACACACCCACCCCACACAGACCCCAGGATGACCCTTCTACCCCACACCCCCCAGTGCACCTCCCATCCCACCCTGCACACTGACCCCCAAATGCCCCCTATTGCACAGTCCCCAGCCACCAACCCACACATCCCAGCAGCCCCAACATCCCTTCCGCTCACTGCTGCCCCCCCAACATCTCAGCCCCTCCGTCCccctgggccagggcagctcctcctggccccagccccgctccacATGCTCAGCACTCACACGGTGCAGCCACCCCTCTGGCAtgacaggggctgggggggcagggttgtGCCGCACAGCTGCTGAGTCTGAGGTTTCCCCTCACTCAGAGGCCCGGTGCAAGGGCCCTGAGTGCACGTTGGTTAATCAGGGCTGGTCGCCAAacggccctgcagctccctgcacgTGTGCATGGCGGTGCCAAGCTGCCATCTGCTCCGCACAGACACTGCTGCTCTCATGAGCCTGGGAATTCTTAGCCCAGTTCCCAGCCCTTGTCCCTGCCAGGtgctgctgcctccaccccagaagtggctgcttCTCAGTGGGGCCAAGGGGCCTCCCATAGTGAGTTTCTTTTGGATCCTTTCTCAGGAGAGGAACAGGAGTGAAATTCCATCCCCCATGGCGCCGACCCCAATGGAGCAGGAtcaaggccaaatcctgcctgTGGCTGGGCACCCACTGCACGAGGTCACACAGCGCCCTGGCTGCGTCCAGCCCTGCGCAGCTCAATGAACACACCCAGACAGCCTCCCATGGTAGCCCAGTCCCCCCTCCAcgccctcccagcccagcccagccccccaccacccatggcaacccagcacagcccccctcccctcattgCAACCGCAGCCACCCACTGTAGCCCAGccagccctccccccagctccttcgCCCCCCATCGCAGCCCAGCCCTCCTTCCAACCCCATtgcagcccagctcagcccccaccctccatggcagcccagccccctccccacccgcaTTGCAGCTCAGCTGTGTGCCAGTGCATTAGGAACATCCCAGGCTCCTCCTGGCTGCCCACCCCGGCACCCAGCAGACAGCCCCTCCTCCCAACCCCGGCCCAGCTGGGCCAAGACCCTTGGCGCCCACAGCTCCCACCAGCCTGTCCTGCCACCAGAGAGCAGCCAGGTCTCAGCACAGCCACCCCCAGCATGGTGACGCTTCGGGGCAGCAGGGACCCGTGTGTTCCTGAGGCGAGGCCGTGGGTCCAACAGGCAGGACCGCGCTGCCCACGTCGATCAACCCTCAGGACTATCGTGCCCAgcgccccgcccctgccccgggGGGCTCCTTACCCTGGCCAGCCCATGTAGCCCCTCCAGGTCCCGGGCCGTGCACAGGAAGGGGTCCACGGAGCCGCCGCAAGCCTTGGAGTTGGGAAAGGTCCAGTTCTTGCTCTGCTGCACTCGCCGCGCTTGGACGGGTTCCAGGCAAGGGTCTggcaccaggaggaaggcagTGGGGAATTAGCAGAGGGCAACCCCCCTATACCCCACGGGGTCAAGCTGGGATGCAGCCCAGCCCCAAGCGAACGGCTCAGTGGCTGCAAACGTGGGCAGGATGGACTGGGGTGAGGGTTGGGGTCGCTCCAGTCCTGTCCTAGcacccccctcccaggaccccggcCCCTGGTGGGCGGCTCAGCGTGTGGCGGGATTGGGTGGGGGGGTTAAACCCTCTGGTAGAGGGGAAAATGGGCAGGGTCCGGCCCAAGTGGCACAGGAGACACACAGGCAAGGAGGTTACCGGCCCGTCCCCGGCACAAAGCCTGGCCCTCCAAGGGCTCCGCCATGGCCAAGCTGGGGGGTTCACCACACCTTCTCAGGGGTCTTCTCGCATCCTCCAAGGAAAGGTCCATTTCCCACTGGCCATTCCAGATCCCGCCCCATCCCCGGGGCATAAGCCCCACGGCTCAATGGGAGTGAGTCGCCTGGGGAGGGCGTTTTCTGGGGCAGCCGGGAGTGAACAGCGGGGGCTGGAAGTCCCAGCAGGGTGTCTGGAACCAGCGCGGGTCTCCACTGGCATTACTGGTGTGAGCATGTCTCCCCCCCACGCTCCCAGCTCACTGGGCCCAACGTAAGCCCCCTCCCCACGCCGTGGGTCACCTGGGTCCAGACCTTCAGGGCAGACTCTGTGGCCGCGCAGGCTCGGCGGTGGCTCCACGCTGGCCAGCACTCCGTGGAACGCAGGCATGCTCTGGTGCTTGCCGGGTGCCAGAACATTCTCTGTGCTGGGCACCTCCCTCTCCAGCGTGCGGGCCTTCCGGGGAACTCTGGTGCCGCCGGGGGGCTGCCCCGGGGCAAGGCTGGGCAGCAGGTCCAGGCTGGGTTTCAGCTTGGGGAGGTTTTTACTGGGAGCCCCACTGCAGTAGTCGGGCGGAGGGAAGGTGCCGATGCCACTGTCCAGGGTCCGTGTCAAGGAGCCACACGCTGTGAGCAACAAGGTCAGGGTGGAGTCAGTGGGCCGGGCTAGCCCAGATGGGCCTCCTGAAGTCCCTCCCCGCAGCCCATCTCAGAGCACAAGTCCCTGGCTGAGTCCTTTCTCTAGCCCTGCCCACCATCAACTGCCAcgccccctcctgcctccaagCTCCGCCCACCACTGGCAGGCCACACCCCCACCCAGAGTTGAGAACCAGCCCAGGAGTCCAGACCCCCAAACTCCCAATCACTAgacccccctgcctcccaaaccAGCCACTCCGCCACAGTCTGCACCGATAACTAGCCTGGTCCAACCCAGTTTGTGCCGCTGAGCCAGGAGGCTCCAGGGCTCGGTACAGATCGGAACCGCGGCCACATGTGGCATTGGGCAGCCTCCTGTGGGGTCACCTGTGAAGTGCTGGGAGTTCACTGACACGGCCAGGCTGTCATCCGACTGGATTTCCTCCCGGAGCTTCGAGTCTGGGCCCTTCAAAGGAAAGGAGATGAGAGAGACGGATAAATACGGTGCCTGGGGTTACCTTCTCCTCTGCCTGGCACAGACCCCAGCCATGGCCAGGCTGGGGGCACTTCCCACCTTCTCGGGGGTCTCCTCACAGCTCCGCAGGTGGCCAACGATGCCGTTCCGCGGGGCCCGGAagagcctggggtctttggcgtcATGCGAGACCCTCTGGAAATCCCGGAGCTCCCTCTTCTGCTCCAGCCGGCTCTCGTAAGATTCCTTCCCATCCACCCTGCAGAGATGAGGATGTGAGCTGCTAGGGGGGGCCACAGGACAGCTGACTGGACCCCCAGAGCCAGTGGGGCAGAGCCCCTTCCTACAGGCATACACAGTTCTCCCTGGTCTGGGCTCAGGATGACTGGCCCTGAATGaaaacctcccccctccctcacgCTCAGCACATCTGAGCTTGGTGTGTGATCCCCAttcacagagggagaaactgagtcacaaagagggcTCAGGGAGTCTCTGCCAAGGCTGGGAATTGAAGCCAGGAGCCTTGagcccctacccctgccctaacccactagaccccactcccctcccagaaataggaataggacccaggagccctgactcccagcccctctcccttgctctaaccactggaccccactcccctcccagagccaggaataggacccaggagccctgatccccagccccccctgctctaaccactggaccccactccactcctgtggggatgaactaggaatgttcttaatgttttctccgAATACTGTGtcggtgcctcagtgtcccttctgcagttcttaagtatctggcagagcaaagggccagtgcacctaaatgcctggcactctgtctcctggaaactgatggcctgggcccctcccctgcaaaggtgccagttgaaggtgttggagacaaagagatcaggtgacctcctggcccgggaaaggggctgagcggagaggaggggctggagggggtggttagtctggagttggctggggacgaggagtgaagtgcagaggtgggggtctggctcactgcccccagaatggaccaggccgaggggtccggttcgctgtatctacaagctctgttttagaccctgttcctgtcattgaataaacctctgttttactggctggctgagagtcacgtctgactgcaaagtgggggtgcaggaacctgtggccccccaggaccccacctgggtgggctcgctgtgggaagtgcacggaggggcagaggatgctgaatgctccaaggagagacccaggaggtgaagacgtgtgagcttcttgccctgaacaagtctgctccaagggagaggaggctcccgaaagtcctgactggctttgtggggagctgttccagagcattgcccgaggactccgtgacaactcccagagccaggaataggacacaggagccctgacccccagcctctctcccctgctctaaccactggaccccactcccctcccagagccaggaatatgaCCCAGGAGCCTGGACCTCCAGCCCTCCcactctaactactagaccctgctccccttccaaagccagggagagaacccaggagtcctggcgctcAGCCACGCTGCCTAGACACACACAATTCTGTTTCCACCCCTGCTTgcatcctctccccctgccccccagcccagtaCCTGTTCAGCAGCTGCTGCATGAAGTTTTCAGCCGTCACCTCCTGGTACATGACCTGGAGCTCATTCTGCGTCTGCTCCATGAGGATGCCACAGGGGTGGGGCTGGCCCTTCTCCAGCGCCAGCCCATTGATGAAGGCCTTCTCCGCCTCCAGCGCCTTGCGCAGGTCCTCCGCCTTCTCCATCAGCTTGGAGATGTTGAGGCTCTCTGCCTCCAGCTTGCAGGCTGCCACTTTCCCCTCCCGGCGCAGCGGCGAGGCGCCCCCGCCCCACTGGAGCCCCTCAGGCCGCCGGCTCAGGGCAGGCAGCTTGCTCCGGCGCAGCCCGAACCAGCTGGCGATGCCACTGGAGTTCTTTGGCTTCCCTTCGCCCGCCAGCCCCTTGTCCTGGCCCTGCCGGCGCAGCACATTCTCCTCAATGCCCTTCATCACCTTCTCCTCGATGGCTGAGTGCAGCGCGGGGCCGACCGCGGGCAGCGTTCGGCCAGGCAAGGGTGGGGCCCTGGCACAGTCTGGGGGCTTGTGGCCCGCGCTGGGCGGCGGCGTGAGGGGCAGCTTGGGGCCACCGGGCCTTGGCTCCTCTGCAGGCGGGCGGGGAGCCCCGGCCTTGGCCGGAGCCTTGATGGGAGATTTGGAGGGCAGCTTGGTGGGGCTCCCATGGGGGCTCTTGGCACCCTTGGCCGGGGGCACCGGAGGGGCTTTAGGGGGATTCCTGGGGCCCAGGGGGGTCCCCGCTGGGCACAGCGCCCCCAGCTGGCGGGCTTTGGCGTGGTAGTGCTTTGAGGAGCAGGTCTCAGCCTCCAGCCGGGAGCCCACCGAGCCAGAGGAGTAGCACCGCCCGGCGGGCTCCCCGCCGTGGCACTGCTCCTGGTGTTTGAGGCTCCCGCCTGCGCCCGGCCGAAGCTGTGCCCTGGCCTCCAGCGCCTCCTCGCAGAGCCGGCCTGGTGCCCTGGCCTTCCCAGGGCAGCTGTTTTTCTCCAGGCCCAGAGCCTCCTTCCGCTCCCCAGCCTCAGCACTCTTCAGCTTCCCCAGCGCCGACAGACGCTCCTTAAACGGCGGGtgtcccagctccagctgcttctTCCCAGCGCTATTTCTAGGCCGCCTGGGCCCGGCGGAGCCCCCAGCATTTCTGCGGGTGGCTGGCGGGGACTCAGCGCTGCGCTCCCGGCCCTCCTTGGCAGGGGCGTAGGGGCACAACTCCGGCGGGCAGTGTGGGGCGTCTGGCCTGGCGCCTCGCgacggggtggagtgggagccCTTGGGCCGCTCCAGCGGGGAGGCCAGGCCGCCCACCGACAGCTCTGAGACATTCTCGTAGTCATGGGGCTCCAGGAAGTGCACGGCGGCTTCGGCCGTCCCGGGGGCCAGGTGTCTGCCAGCCTTGGGGGAgccctggccgccagccccagggggcagggggcaggcggGCACCACAGGCCCCTCGGGGGAGGTCCTGCGGCTGAGCACGGGCGAGGGGCATGGCTCGTAGTTATTGCTGCGGCAGGGGATCCTGGAGCTCCGGGTGAGCTGGGGGCTCAGGCGCAGAGGGTTGGGGCCATGGGGCTTCTCCCCGGGTGTGGGCATCTTCAGGAACTTGACCATCttggagggggagggcaggggaagtgCCCCAGCGCCCGGGGACACGGAGCCCGGCTGCAGCTTAGGCTTGCCCTGAGCCGAGGTCTGGCCAGAGCCCTTGGCACTCTTCTCGGGGGTCTCGTCTCCGGAGAGGCAGAGGCTGATGTAGGCCTGGCGctccaaggccggctccaggaaGGGCCCCAGGTCCTGGCTGCCGGTGGCTGTGCCGAAAGCTGGCTTGTCTGCGCTGCCCTGAGCCGGGTCCAACTCTGGCTTCGTGGGCTGGCACTTGCCCATGACCGAGAGGCCGGTGAGCATGTTCTGGCTCAGGGCCTTGGCCAGCACCCCTGGCTTGGGGCCCAGTGCTCCTGGGGGCTCCTCCGGCCGGTAGGCAGCGGCTGGCTCCCTGTTGAGCGGGCAGCCCTGCTTCAGGAAGTGCTGCAGGTAGCACTCCGTCTCCTCCAACAGCAGGCCCAAGTCCAGCTTCTTCTCAGGCAAGGTGCTCAGCAGGGCCTCACCTGGGGGGCCCAGCTCCCCCGTCTCGTCGGAGGAGGACGAGGAGCTGCCCTCACTCTTCTGCTGGGAGCATAGTGGGGTGAGCAGCTGGGGGTTCCCCCCCTCGGCCTCCAGGGCCCCCACCTCCTTGCCCTTCCACTTCAGCGCCTCCTCCAGGCCATTCTGTGCTCGCAGCAGGCAGGACGGCCACAGCTcatggggggcagccaggggcttgGCCGGGGGTCCCTCCCCATTCACCGGTGACTCCGGCTGGCTCCGGCTATCTGCTAGGACCGGCTGAAATTTGTGGGAgctgggctcagcaggggagtggtgggggtccctccagggagacagcgggcagggtggggggcacagcagggggtcCGTCTCCTCCAGCTTCCGCAGCACCTCCAGGATCTGTGCTTTCTTCTTGAAGAACGGAGACAACGCCTCCATGGACTGAGAGCCGTACCCCAACtggggagagaggcaggagaGGCTGTGAGATGCCcagggcctggctcccagctaCGCCAAGGCCCCCCAATAATCCAGACCCTAGCCCGGACAGCAGCAGGGCCGGAGCATGCTGCACCGTGGCCGTTTGCTGCTTCCCAGGGCATCCAATAGGGGTAGGCCCAGGGTCCTGGGGCCCCCCTCGGTCCCAAGGCTCAGCCAGACAGTGGGGATAGGGTGGCTAGTGGGAGCCCAGGTTGTTGGGGTTGGGAAGCCCCTTTGCTCTGGGTGCTGTGGAAGCACAGCAGGCTGACTTGCCCTGCCGCAGGctgggcttggggaaaggggacggccagccagggagggagcttgATCCTCACAGGAGTGACCCACATACGCCAGCCAGCCTCCCCATTTGGCAGCAGGCAGCCTGGGCACTGCTGGGATAGGAGGATGGCAGGTACCATGGCACTGCTGCTGTGGGGATGTGCTCTGGGAtcacccctccccacatcctCAGCAGCCTCCGCTCCGAGACCCTCCCTTGAAGGAATCAGAGCTGCTCTGTCAGGCCCGGTGTAGTGGGGGGCCCCCAGCCTTGGTTCTGCtcctggggggtgcagggcagcagtggggagcctGAGGCTGTGTGGTAGGGTGGGCACTGGGGACCCAAAGACAGACCCAGTCCCCGATCAGGAGAAGCCGCCACTGAGCATCAGCCCAAAGCACTGCCCTGGGAAACTGATGTCTCTGCACCTTCCCAAGGCCATGGGTGGGCAGGAGACACCCTCCTCAATTCTGCTAATGCCAGGGAACACCTCCCCACACAGtgcacaggtggggaaactgaggcacttgaGGGGATGCAACCTGCCTGAGGTCCCCCAGCATTATCTGTGGCAAAGcctggcacagaacccaggagtcctggctcccagggccCTGCTGCACTTGGGCCCAGCTCCAGGGAAATAAAAGGGGGAAAGGTGGTTGGCTGCTTCTGCAGGGGGCTCTAGGTCTGGGGCAGCCACATGCCTGCAAGGGCCCTGCTCACCCTGCCCAGGCAGCGCCCATCCTGCCACTACCCCAAGCTAGTGGCTGGTGCCtgttcccctgccaccccttcctgcagctccccatgTCCTGCAACGGAACCCACGTCCCTGCCTGGGGGGGCTCGGGCCTGGCGAGGACAGCAGCTGCCCAACAACGCCCCTGTCCTGGTCTATGGGCCAAgaacagctgggagcagggctgggtggggagccaaGGGGGCGCGGGACATACCTCCCTCGGCAGGGCGCAGCGTCCCAGGGGCAGCGAGGGGGCCAGCTTCTCCACTGAGCCCAACTGGAGACTGGCCAGGGGGCTGCACACCACGGAcactgggtgcagggccagctGGGGAAGAAAGCAGGGCAGTGAGGGGCAGAGACGACACAGAAGCAGAAGGGGAGCGAGTCGGGGGCTGGCGGGTTTCTCCCTCCCTGTCTGACACCAGGCAGCAGGAGCTGCGGAGGAGAAGGCTCGCGGGCAGGAGGAAGA
This DNA window, taken from Chelonoidis abingdonii isolate Lonesome George chromosome 26, CheloAbing_2.0, whole genome shotgun sequence, encodes the following:
- the NCKAP5L gene encoding nck-associated protein 5-like, whose amino-acid sequence is MSKAVAEGRGDMKPEEGGSEPGTSQELLQRLRELEAENSALAQANENQRETYERCLDEVANHVVQALLNQKDLRQECLKLQKRVFDLERQNQTLSDLFQQKVQLTTGSLPQLALHPVSVVCSPLASLQLGSVEKLAPSLPLGRCALPRELGYGSQSMEALSPFFKKKAQILEVLRKLEETDPLLCPPPCPLSPWRDPHHSPAEPSSHKFQPVLADSRSQPESPVNGEGPPAKPLAAPHELWPSCLLRAQNGLEEALKWKGKEVGALEAEGGNPQLLTPLCSQQKSEGSSSSSSDETGELGPPGEALLSTLPEKKLDLGLLLEETECYLQHFLKQGCPLNREPAAAYRPEEPPGALGPKPGVLAKALSQNMLTGLSVMGKCQPTKPELDPAQGSADKPAFGTATGSQDLGPFLEPALERQAYISLCLSGDETPEKSAKGSGQTSAQGKPKLQPGSVSPGAGALPLPSPSKMVKFLKMPTPGEKPHGPNPLRLSPQLTRSSRIPCRSNNYEPCPSPVLSRRTSPEGPVVPACPLPPGAGGQGSPKAGRHLAPGTAEAAVHFLEPHDYENVSELSVGGLASPLERPKGSHSTPSRGARPDAPHCPPELCPYAPAKEGRERSAESPPATRRNAGGSAGPRRPRNSAGKKQLELGHPPFKERLSALGKLKSAEAGERKEALGLEKNSCPGKARAPGRLCEEALEARAQLRPGAGGSLKHQEQCHGGEPAGRCYSSGSVGSRLEAETCSSKHYHAKARQLGALCPAGTPLGPRNPPKAPPVPPAKGAKSPHGSPTKLPSKSPIKAPAKAGAPRPPAEEPRPGGPKLPLTPPPSAGHKPPDCARAPPLPGRTLPAVGPALHSAIEEKVMKGIEENVLRRQGQDKGLAGEGKPKNSSGIASWFGLRRSKLPALSRRPEGLQWGGGASPLRREGKVAACKLEAESLNISKLMEKAEDLRKALEAEKAFINGLALEKGQPHPCGILMEQTQNELQVMYQEVTAENFMQQLLNRVDGKESYESRLEQKRELRDFQRVSHDAKDPRLFRAPRNGIVGHLRSCEETPEKGPDSKLREEIQSDDSLAVSVNSQHFTACGSLTRTLDSGIGTFPPPDYCSGAPSKNLPKLKPSLDLLPSLAPGQPPGGTRVPRKARTLEREVPSTENVLAPGKHQSMPAFHGVLASVEPPPSLRGHRVCPEDPCLEPVQARRVQQSKNWTFPNSKACGGSVDPFLCTARDLEGLHGLARSSVHSTAERKRASSDGPRLPPPSPQAFSASRTPSASDVGEEGSMELKSRDTGQGQPGLENSESLSDSLYDSLSSCGSQG